From Actinomyces sp. oral taxon 171 str. F0337, one genomic window encodes:
- a CDS encoding MgtC/SapB family protein yields MIAGKGVSVNTLFSLNHVGVQVVAMLATFLLCLTLGAERHLRHKDAGVKTHVLVGLGSCLFTLVSAYGFAPITGADVAVDPSRVAAQIVSGIGFLGAGVIFVNNDTVRGLTTAATVWLSAAIGMACGAGMIPLAATAVALDYIVVLLLGPLTSRLQRRRGEVTVRIDYEIGSAIMPEILQVATASGFTATLEETEVTRGEHGRTMNAVMRFHGQRPAANLVEALSGLDGVDGVECLTGGRLD; encoded by the coding sequence GTGATCGCAGGGAAGGGAGTCAGTGTGAACACGCTGTTCAGCCTGAATCACGTGGGGGTTCAGGTCGTCGCGATGCTCGCCACCTTCCTCCTGTGCCTGACGCTGGGCGCCGAGCGCCATCTGCGCCACAAGGACGCCGGTGTCAAGACACACGTCCTGGTGGGACTGGGCTCGTGCCTGTTCACCCTCGTGTCCGCCTACGGCTTCGCCCCGATCACCGGCGCGGACGTTGCGGTGGACCCCAGCCGTGTGGCCGCGCAGATCGTCTCCGGCATCGGCTTCCTGGGCGCCGGGGTCATCTTCGTCAACAACGACACCGTCCGGGGCCTGACCACCGCCGCGACCGTCTGGCTCAGCGCCGCCATCGGCATGGCCTGCGGGGCTGGCATGATCCCCCTGGCAGCCACAGCGGTCGCACTCGACTACATCGTCGTCCTCCTGCTGGGCCCCCTCACCTCGCGCCTGCAGCGCCGCCGCGGCGAGGTGACCGTGCGCATCGACTACGAGATCGGCAGCGCCATCATGCCCGAGATCCTCCAGGTCGCCACCGCGTCGGGCTTCACCGCCACCCTGGAGGAGACCGAGGTGACTCGCGGCGAGCACGGGCGCACCATGAACGCCGTCATGCGCTTCCACGGTCAGCGGCCCGCCGCCAACCTCGTCGAGGCCCTCTCCGGGCTTGACGGCGTCGACGGCGTCGAGTGCCTCACGGGGGGCCGGCTCGACTGA
- a CDS encoding ROK family protein, whose translation MSTTTLSVDCGGGGIKASVLDAEGNIISRAVRTPTPYPLPPTKLVETIASLASQLPGADRVTVGMPGMIRHGVVIATPHYITKDGPRSKVLPELVEAWARFDMGAGVSKALGIPSLVLNDAEVAGAGVVTGHGLEMIVTLGTGLGNAVFDNGLLAPHVEVSQGPVRWGLTYDDYIGEHERLRLGDAHWSRRVRRVVDALRPMYLWDRLYLGGGNSRRITAAQLARIGDDVVVVPNEAGMTGGARCWDMTRP comes from the coding sequence GTGAGCACAACGACTCTGTCCGTGGACTGCGGAGGCGGCGGCATCAAGGCCTCGGTGCTGGATGCCGAGGGCAACATCATCTCCCGCGCCGTGCGCACCCCGACCCCCTACCCGCTGCCGCCGACGAAGCTGGTGGAGACCATCGCCTCACTGGCCTCCCAACTGCCGGGCGCGGACCGGGTGACGGTGGGGATGCCGGGCATGATCCGCCACGGGGTCGTCATCGCCACGCCTCACTACATCACCAAGGACGGCCCGCGCTCCAAGGTGCTGCCCGAGCTGGTGGAGGCCTGGGCCCGCTTCGACATGGGCGCCGGCGTCTCGAAGGCCCTGGGGATCCCCTCCCTGGTCCTCAATGACGCCGAGGTCGCCGGGGCCGGCGTCGTCACGGGCCACGGGCTGGAGATGATCGTGACCCTGGGCACGGGCCTGGGCAACGCCGTCTTCGACAACGGCCTCCTGGCCCCGCACGTGGAGGTCTCCCAGGGGCCGGTGCGCTGGGGGCTGACCTATGACGACTACATCGGCGAGCACGAGCGTCTGCGCCTGGGCGACGCCCACTGGTCGCGCCGAGTGCGCCGTGTCGTCGACGCCCTGCGCCCCATGTACCTGTGGGACCGCCTCTACCTGGGTGGCGGCAACTCGCGGCGGATCACGGCGGCCCAGCTGGCCAGGATCGGCGACGACGTCGTCGTGGTCCCCAACGAGGCCGGTATGACCGGGGGCGCACGCTGCTGGGACATGACCCGTCCCTAG